Proteins encoded in a region of the Tachyglossus aculeatus isolate mTacAcu1 chromosome 11, mTacAcu1.pri, whole genome shotgun sequence genome:
- the LOC119934034 gene encoding histone H2AX — translation MSGRGKTGGKARAKAKSRSSRAGLQFPVGRVHRLLRKGHYAERVGAGAPVYLAAVLEYLTAEILELAGNAARDNKKTRIIPRHLQLAIRNDEELNKLLGGVTIAQGGVLPNIQAVLLPKKSGAAASPKAPANAAASKKATQASQEY, via the coding sequence ATGTCGGGGCGCGGGAAGACGGGCGGGAAGGCCCGCGCCAAGGCCAAGTCCCGCTCGTCCCGGGCCGGGCTGCAGTTCCCCGTGGGCCGCGTCCACCGGCTGCTGCGCAAGGGCCACTACGCCGAGCGGGTCGGGGCCGGGGCCCCCGTCTACCTGGCGGCCGTGCTGGAGTACCTGACGGCCGAGATCCTGGAGCTGGCGGGCAACGCGGCCCGCGACAACAAGAAGACCCGCATCATCCCGCGGCACCTGCAGCTGGCCATCCGCAACGACGAGGAGCTCAACAAGCTGCTGGGCGGCGTCACCATCGCGCAGGGCGGCGTCCTGCCCAACATCCAGGCCGTGCTGCTGCCCAAGAAGAGCGGGGCCGCCGCCAGCCCCAAGGCCCCCGCCAACGCCGCCGCCTCCAAGAAGGCCACCCAGGCCTCGCAGGAATACTGa
- the VPS11 gene encoding vacuolar protein sorting-associated protein 11 homolog isoform X4: MPGDAAPKGNGQKMRVIRVGTRKSQLARIQTDSVVAMLKACYPGLQFEIIAMSTTGDKILDTALSKIGEKSLFTKELEQALERNEVDLVVHSLKDLPTVLPPGFTIGAVCKRESPYDAVVFHPKHAGKTLATLPEKSVVGTSSLRRAAQLQRKFPHLEFKSIRGNLNTRLRKLDELQEFSAIILAAAGLQRMGWQSRLGQLLLPEDCMYAVGQGALGVEVRAKDQQVLELVSILHDPETVLRCIAERAFLRHLEGGCSVPVAVHTAVQDGQLYLTGGVWSLDGSDSLRETMQASVRCAAQLEDGPDDDIQRVGITARNVPRPAQVAAENLGIGLATLLLGKGARAILDVARQLNDAR; the protein is encoded by the exons AAGGAAACGGCCAGAAGATGAGGGTGATCCGGGTGGGCACGCGGAAGAGCCAG CTGGCACGGATCCAGACGGACAGCGTGGTAGCGATGCTGAAAGCCTGCTATCCGGGTCTGCAGTTTGAAATCA TTGCCATGTCCACCACGGGGGACAAGATCCTGGACACCGCTCTCTCCAAG ATTGGGGAGAAGAGCCTCTTCACCAAGGAGCTGGAGCAGGCGCTAGAGAGGAATGA GGTCGACCTGGTCGTCCACTCCCTGAAGGACCTGCCGACCGTCTTGCCCCCCGGCTTCACCATCGGCGCCGTCTGCAA GCGCGAGAGCCCCTACGACGCCGTCGTCTTCCACCCCAAACACGCCGGAAAGACGCTGGCCACGCTGCCGGAAAAAAG TGTGGTGGGGACCAGCTCCCTGCGCAGGGCGGCCCAGCTGCAGAGAAAGTTTCCACACCTGGAATTCAAGAGCATC CGGGGGAACCTCAACACCCGCTTGCGGAAGCTGGACGAGCTGCAGGAGTTCAGTGCCATCATCCTGGCAGCCGCGGGGCTGCAGCGGATGGGCTGGCAGAGCCGCCTGGGCCAG CTCCTGCTCCCTGAGGACTGCATGTACGCCGTGGGCCAG GGGGCCCTGGGCGTGGAGGTCCGGGCCAAGGACCAGCAGGTGCTGGAGCTGGTCAGCATCCTGCACGACCCCGAAACGGTGCTGCGCTGCATTGCAGAGAGGGCCTTCCTGCGCCACCTG GAAGGGGGGTGCAGCGTGCCGGTGGCAGTGCACACGGCTGTGCAGGATGGACAG CTGTACCTGACAGGAGGGGTGTGGAGCCTGGACGGCTCCGACAGCCTGAGGGAAACCATGCAGGCGAGCGTCCGCTGTGCTGCTCAG ctcgaAGACGGCCCAGATGACGACATCCAGCGGGTGGGCATCACCGCCCGCAACGTGCCCCGGCCCGCCCAGGTAGCGGCCGAGAACCTGGGCATCGGgctggccacgctgctgctgggcAAAGGGGCCAGAGCCATCCTGGACGTGGCCCGGCAGCTCAACGATGCCCGCTGA